The genomic DNA CTAGCTAGATCAGTCGGTCCGGTGATTCGTCGCAGGGTTGTGCGGCGGTTGCAGTGTCATCAAAAGGCCCATTTGTGACGTCCTATGacttcatttttcattattattgttttccaAATCGTTTAGAGATCTCGACATTCCGACCACACATGAATTCAGCTTCATTTCACGGAGAAAGAAAAGGGACTGAGAGtctgtgctttgttgttgctgGAAACGGTCAGCTGTTACACAGACGGTTTAGTTTTTTACTCTTTGTGTTCtaaaactttcttgtggcagtGATAGAGGCCGTGAGGACTGACAAGTCTGATCGCTGTTACATGATTGGCCACGCAGCGTGACGTCGGATTGCGTTTCTCTAAAAGTTAGATCAGTTTTAAATTTTCGCCCACCAACACAGTCTGAACGCTCTACCCTATTCAAAATTAATGAGaagacgtttttgttgtttaatgtATGAACGCAGCCAGAATCCTTAACCAGTCTTTTCCAACTTTTACGTGTGTACTATTGCACAACAAGGGAAGGAAATAAATGCCCAACTAGCTTTAAAACAAGTTTCTTGTTTGTAAAGGTAATCATTGTTGTCTCTTTTAAAGGATCATCATGGCTGATGATTTTGACGTTGAGGCCATGCTGGAGGCTCCATTCAGAAAGGTGGGTTGCAGATTACAGAGATGAGGCCTGTTTCACTGTTATGATTTACTCTGGAGTCCTTTTATATTTGCTATTGTGACAaagtttacttgaatgttagtGTGATTGAGTATTTAAAACACAATACAGAATTATAAATAAATCCACATCTATCTCTCTTTATAGACTTCCCTAATGATATCTCACCTCTACTCCCATGAATTCATCTTTGATTCCACTGTGAACTGTGAAAAAAAGGAAGGTAGTTATTGTGCATATACTGATGTACTGTGGTTCACCTTAGGACTAAAAGAGATTCAACCTAGAACATCCAATCCCTATTCGGTTGCAACAAGGAGAATGCCAATGGTTGATAAGCCCATCTATACTTGTCCAGCATAGGAGGCAGTATTCAGATTTACGATCTGCATGCCATCACTGTTTCAGAATGTGCAGTCCTATTACGTCAGTTTTAAACTCCAGTTGagatggaaaacaaatgttttacaCTGTGTGGGGTTTGGATGAAAATGTATCACTCTGTCACCCCAAATTGCTCATTAGTTAGAATCATGTATGAAGTTGTAACGAAAAACAATTTCCCCAAAAAGGGATACTGAGTTGATTGTATAAATCTATTACTGTTTTATATCCAATAGTTATAGTTTGACAACAACATAATAGAAAAATGAAGATATTGCAGATTGTGGACCTTCATTGTGCGAACACATGAGCCATATCATGATTTTATGGCAAAAATACAGGTGAATTATTgtaatgtatatttatttgtcTTGCTGGTAAATATGAATACTGCCTCTTTGCCATAGTCAACTGTAATGTGAATCAGCATCTTGATTTTGCATGCTACACAATACCACAGATATTGATATATTACTAGAATGACTGTAAAATAGACACTTCTATCTAGCATCATTGTATTATAGTTATTTTCAGTAGTTAATAATTCCTTAAGTCAAAAGGTTGGAAATAATTACTATAGATAATGGCAGTGTAACACGTGGCTGAATTGATggatttatttcatttcttttttttattcttttttttttttttgttcttgggCGTCAATATTACTAAGAAGTGTGAATCCCTGTTTGCTTCAGGGCAAGATGTGTGACAGAGGTGGCATCGAGCTCTTACAGTCCAAGAACGAAAATGGGTGAAGATCACTGGACTGACACCAACCACACAGGATCTCTTTTAGTGGCCGTGGGCCATGCGTGGTCACATGATTAGGCACAAATAGTGGCATTGGTACGACCTATAATAAAGGGGAATGGTGGAGATGATCTGACTTCTGTCAAAGCTTCCTCAACTCAGCTAATATTTTGGACACACTCCCTTTGCTTTGTTGCATAAGTACTGAGCAGCCttgtaaaaaaactgaagtggGATGGGAAGCTATTGGGGTGGTGGAAGGACACTGTCCAGACATGACAGTAGGAAGTTTtgaagtattattattaattgaaTATATTCTGCATTTTCTCTTGTCCCACCCCATCCCCTTTACCTTGACGACTTGAAATGTTTCATCTACGTCCTCATGATCTTCTTCTATCAACCTTGCTTAGGATGAGATCAAGTCCTCTCATGCAAATGGACATGACgaccaaaacaaaaagtaagttttttttttttttttttttatgtatgaaaTGGCATAACCGCTTTGGGATTCTGGACTTCATGATGttcattaatttaattaaatgtgttCACTTTGCACGACGATAGCAATGTTGTAACATGTTTCAGGAAAAAGAGGAGCCGAAGCAAGAGCCGAAGCCCAGGCTCTAGGaggagaagaagcagaagcaaagacaaaaagaagagtAAGAAGAGGAGCAagagcagagaaagaaaacGAAGCCGCAGCAGAGAGCGTCATCGCAGCAGCTCCCGAAGCAAGGAGCGTTCTGGCCGGTACAGAGCACGCAAGAGCCCACTGTATGTGACCTTTTATACTCAATGACCATATACACTGTCTACTTTATTAGGTCCACCGGTGCATTATAAGGCAATCCAATGCAACAGTCTGGCTGTAACTTCTATATTTACAAAGCATGCTGTTTTGGGGGAAATTGTCAGATGTGTAAATTCAGTTATTGAGGTAAAGATGTACTGGACTACATTATAGAAGTGTTTCTAATGGTTTTATCTTCCCATACATGAAGGTGTCAAAATATTAGAAATGCAGTCTGGTACAAAATCACCACTATGACCTCATTGGTAAAACCTATCATTTAATTAACACCTCAATGACTTATAACttcatcttaatcttttttcacagcagacattttgacttgtcatagtggGAGAAGCACAACATTGACGATGGTTCTATTCAAGTGTTCCAATGAGTCAAGACAGTGTGAGAACAAGCCAACATGCCTAATACAACATTctgaaatttaaattaattgaaTAATTTACACCTGTGTGTTTCCTACTGTGACGTGTGAACATGTCTTCTGTTAAAGTTCTAGGAAAGCTCTGTAGGAGAACTAGAGGCATTTGTGATGCTGGAGCAGGAAGTTACTTGATTGCTAGTTTTtgcagtaaaagtactgcagtatacATCATTGTAAGCAATACAAATGTTAAACTTCAAAGTTTAAATGCTCTCTTGTTGCGTTTTCCCCACACAGCGCTGTGTGTAAACTGCCAAAACAGGACCCTGTATCTTTAGATTTGAATTTGTCAGCTTTAACTAAAAATGAATGTTCTCGTTTTTCTATTTCAGTCGGAAACGTTCCAAAAGTCGGAGCcctgtaaaaaaagagaagagtccCATCAGGTGAGATGAATCTTAACATAACTGCTTTTTCTAAGGGTACATTACCTGATTTTGTTATAGCACCTTGAAATCAGTGATTTTCTTCAAACTCACTGAGGTTTTTAACAGatctttgaaaatgtgtttttcattcaAGAAATTTTGAGGATGCTATCGGGCCGTATAACAAAATCAGGGAGTATGTCTACGATTTACCTTCTTAGTGTTGATAATTTCACTAATTATtcattagtttttttccccagaggccttctttttcaattgtttttttcctcttttttaagGCAACCAATTGATAATTTAACACCAGAGGAGAGGGATGCCCGCACAGTTTTCTGTATGCAGCTCGCTGCAAGAATCAGAGCTCGAGACCTGGAAGATttcttctcagctgttggaaaagTCCGTGATTTTCAAGTATTTTTCACATATAATCCAGCAAGTCTGTGTACAATAAAACTCTTAAATTGTCCCTGTTACTCTCTGTAGGTAAGAGATGTGAGAATGATCTCAGACAGAAACTCCAGGAGATCAAAGGGCATCGCTTACATAGAGTTTGTGGAGTCTTCTTCTGTACCACTGGCTATTGGATTGACTGGCCAGAGGCTTTTAGGAGTGCCCATCATCGTGCAGGCATCTCAGGTGGGTTCATCTAAATATAGACTGCAACTGGATTATTTCTACATGATGTAACAGAACATATAAATGTCCAACAACAATTTACAGCAAATAGAAACTTGTCAACCCTAGATtacatttgaacatttatatAGTGAATTAACTTGATTACATTGCTTTTCCACATGTAATTACAGGCAGAAAAAAATAGAGCTGCAGCTGCTGCCAACAATCTACAGAAGGGCAGCTCAGGGCCAATGAGGCTGTACGTGGGCTCCCTGCACTTCAACATTACTGAAGAAATGCTTCGAGGGATCTTTGAGCCTTTTGGAAAGGTCAGGAACATGTTTCACATGTATAAATGATCATTTTGACCCTCGTGTAGATGCATTCATGATAATCctcctgctgtgtttttgtttcgaAAGATTGAGGGCATCCAGCTAATGATGGACAGTGAGACTGGACGATCAAAAGGATATGGCTTCATATCGGTACGTAAAGCatcttcatttcttttaaaaagggcTTTAGTGTTTGCAGCTAGCTTGATTCTATCTTCCATTTTTAAAGTTTGCAGACGCAGAATGTGCAAAAAAGGCCTTGGAGCAACTCAATGGCTTTGAGCTGGCCGGACGTCCTATGAAGGTGGGGCATGTTACAGAGCGCTCAGACTCATCGACAGCCAGCTCGTTCCTGGACAACGACGAACTTGAGAGGACTGGCATCGACCTGGGAACCACAGGGCGTCTACAGCTAATGGCTCGACTAGCAGAAGGTTCGTAATATCTGGCATCGTTATCGGAAAATCCAACATAACGCCATGACTTTACGTAAACATACACGCAAACTTTCTTAAACAAAGTGTTATCTGTAagcattttgagctatccgcgtgtatgtctacgctgtgTACAGCGGACGTACAGGCCACTTGGCGTGGTATTGCATGAAGAAAGCAACGGTTGAGTTAAAACTTGACATGCGGGACATGATCCCCAGTCTCCTGGATGAAGGttctgtgttttacccatccaccaccacgACACACTCCCTTTCAGATTTttgccctttcatactactcgctatgCCATAAATTCAGatgtaatgtaagtcaatggaggccaaacagcATTAATAAAGACGCTAAAAAGCAAGTATGCATCTTGATAACAAAGCAATAATGGTATACAAATTGGCGTGTCATGCAATACATCATTTTATGAGATCAGTTTGGACAAATGTCATGAAGCAATCAGATTTTGTTTcataaatgaacatttaatttctttctcTCCGCAGGAACTGGTCTGAAAATCCCTCCTGCTGCTCAGCAGGCTCTACAGATGACTGGGTCCATACCCTTTGGAAACATTTCTGCTCCAACCTGTGAGGgcctgaataataataaatatttggTGTATTCGTTTATTAGgaaaactgacttttttttaaaatttgtttcaGCTGTCCCAACTCCAGCTCCAAGCCAAGCCTTGAACCTCCCTTCACAGCCGTTGGCAACACACTGCCTTCAGCTGTCCAACCTGTTCAACCCACAATCGTAAGGACATTATCATTTCCACAAGTTCATTTGTTGGTCTTCAAACATTCAGAAGTCCAAATTTCTAGGGCGGCCTATAGCTCACCTTGCAAAACAGAGGCCCTTTTACTGCATGAAATCCCGTCTTGCACCAGTTTCCTGTCTCTCCAAGATTGTATATTGAAAGAGCCCTTGGTCTAATTGTTCCTTCTGCAGCTTCAACTAAACTTAGTCATTTTTACACAGAATGACATTTGTTCTCGGCTTACATTGAAATAACTTTAAGAATGGATCTTTGCCAGTCTTAATAAGATGAACAATTAAACAACCTACCAATGAATTGGTGTACATACAGGCCAGTCAGTAAAGTGAAACTTTCCTTTTACAATCTCGTTTTGTTTCAGTGAAAACGATCCCAGCTGGGCTGTTGAGATCCAAGATGATGTTATTGAAGAGTGCAACAAACATGGAGGAATTGTTCACATCTATGTTGATAAGAACTCTGCTCAAGTAAGTCCAGTCTATTCACCCAAATGGATCGAAGGGCAGAGGGTGTCCATTTTCCAGTTGATCTACAGATCTCACTGGATCCCGAGTGACTTCTTTTGTAATCTTgtctttttcccccctttcaCATAGGGTAATGTGTATGTGAAGTGTCCCTCAATACCAGCAGCGATGGCAACTGTGAATGCCCTTCATGGACGCTGGTTTGCAGGTATGCAACGATGCCATTTGGTTTTGAATCCTTAATATAACTAATGAATAACCTCAAGTTTTCcagatttttactttttcttgacCTCTCTTCTAGGCAAAATGATAACGGCTGCCTACGTTCCCTTACCAACCTACCACAACCTTTTCCCTGATTCTGTAACGGCGAAGCAGCTCCTAATGCCGGCACGCCGATAGTCTGACACTCATGATGGTCAGTGTAAATACATTGTTTGCAGTCATTGAAACAGTCATTGACATTAGTTGGCTGTGTGTAATAAAATTTGCCTCAAGTTCATGTGTTCATCATTGAAAATTAGGCAGGTATTTTGAGTTGcttttcaaatcttttttgGTTTGTGTTGTAAACTACAGGTATATTGGTctgtatgtttttaaatattcctgTTCTGCTTGTTTAAATCAAACTGttttagatttaaaataaattgcaaaGAGTTACAAAACTGTTGGGTTAATAGGCCTTAAATGCCAAAAGTATATCAATGTCAACAATAATCCTTTGTAACTTTTTACAGCcataatttcattttttgtatgaAGGCTCCCAATAAACTTTGGCAAATTTGACATTCCTtttgtggagttttttttttccatcccaGGTTTAAAAATCAGCATTGTTTCTctatttttaatcacttttatttCTTCAGCAAGTTGGATTTAAAATGGAGTAGAGTTTAGTGCTGGGCATCTGCTGATGGGCTCAGTTCTGAAAATGGTACGTTCTGATTACTTCTAAACATGAATGGTTTCCATAACTGACTTTGTACTCCAGTTGGGAccaattttaatttttcaaataaaattttATGTGAAAAAGCCATTAAAAGGATCATTTTCACaccaaaaaaaattgcattgtgACCATTAGCTATGCATTGTTTTTAAACGGTAAATCAGACCCCTTTGCAAAATCCACCAGTTTGTACTCTGCTCttgtaatatttaaaaactcACCTTTTGAGGTGCTTGTCACTGTTTGCTTTCTGCAATTGAATGGGCTTTTAAAAACTGGTATTTTAGTTTTACAAGAGAAAAGAGTTCAAGGGTGCAGACAAACTGGTTTGTTTGGCTAAAATCCATTTGAATAACGGTCCCACTTCTGTAAAGAACTGCGCATAACCCCCACCCTGAGCTTTTCTATTGATCATCCAGGACCGCCTCATACACTGACAAGTACCAAGTTAAACTTGAAGTGGATTGCTGCATTTCCTTTGTGTTAAACAAATGACACAAGACAGATATAATGCATATACTGTAAACTTTATATTCTAACCAAAAGGTATTGCAACAACAAAATAGCTTTAACTTTACAAATCTTTCTCAATTGtactcttatttttattttttccctcctCCAGAAAGTCGTTGACATctgggggggaaaaacaacATGGTTAAAGTCTTTTGCGGCAACATTTAATGTCTGCAACTCAGCACGCTTTCTATGAAACACAGCTGTTCAGGAAACTAGCGATTTGTGATTGTTTAATTTCCAAACACCAAAGTCCTAACGTCCTGATGCTTTTGTGAAATTTAAGATTTGAGAGTAAAGATCAAGAACTTTTtaaacaataagaaaatgaCTAAGCAAATATTTTCAAAGCAGATTGGGGAGGGCTTAGCACAGGTAATTTAATTAATACCCAATACTTCTAATTCACTTCTTCACTTGCTCTCACCCACGTTTAAGTCAAAATAAGCAAAACTGCCAATGATAAAACACTTAAATTTGTAGTAACTATTAACATTGTATACTATGTGCTGTAAACAGTAAACAGCTGTAAGGATCCTTTCACTGCTGAAATGTCTCAACTGAGAAAGGAAGTTGTTGCTGACCTGAAAGGGCTCTTCACTTCTTAGGAGAGCATTCCTTCGCCTGGTGAGCCTGCAGGACAGCAATCGCCTCGTCCACCTGACCccaggaggggaaaaaaagacaatgggACGATTCAGCAGCACAAGTATCATCATTACCACTCATGTGTGCGGAAAATGTGAAGCTACAGCCAAGAGCTTGTTTTCCTAGctcagcataaagactggaaacgggaAACAGTTAGCCTGGCTATGTCCAAAGGTCACACAGTCTGCCCATTAGAAACTAATTAACACTTTATATCTCTCCTGTTAATCCATAGAAAAAACGACAAGCAAAAATGTCACGTTGTAGGTCTACGAAGGGCTATGTGCGGGACTGGTTCTCGGCCAGACTGGTGAGGTTGGTGCTGCTTTCTTGCAAAGACTTTGGGAGAAGATGGCGTAAACAAAATGTCCACAAGTAATCTAATCTCTAATCACCGCTCTCTTCCTAAAACTATACAGCTGttttagggctgggcgatataaaaaaacattttttaatgtgataTGGAAGTAGACCATATTGCATATATCAATATAGTTCATATTTGCGCTGTGATACTTGGTCCAAGCAAGCTGCTGACCCGGAGCTCTCTGCACTGCTCCCCGGCCACCCCCCCTCTTTCATGcacagaggggggaggggcaggAACAGACACTCTTCAACAAACATGGAGGAAGCAACAATGTCTGCGGAGCGTGCGGAGGAGGAATTgaaaagagtaaaagaaaaagcagtGGCTCAGTAATTTGGAGGTTTGGATTCAAAGTATTAGATGAGCAACAAAATCACGTTATATGTAGGGAGTGCCATAAATAAGTTACAGACAGGGGTGGAAGCACTACAAATCTTTTTTACCACCTAAACAGTGGCACAAACTGCAGTACGACGAGTGTGTGAGACTGCGCTGCAGAAGCCCCGGCCGCAATCCATTGACAACCCAAAAAAGCTCCAGCTCCGAAACAAAACTCAGTGCAAACCTAATTTTCCCATAATGTGCCTTAGGAAAAGAAAAGTGGTGTACTTTAACTTCAGCGGTGTCTTATCACATTGCTAAAGATATGGTCCCTGTTGAAACTGTGGAACAagttggatttaaaaaaagctacTGAAAAATTAAGGACCTGAGGTATGAGCTTTCCAGTCCCAACAACTTTGCACGTGAAGCACTGCCACaaatgtacagtccctgactaaagtcttgtcgcttatcttttttgtagaaacacctgctattaacctgacttttaattaatcaattggtgtaagacatagctcatatgaaaagctaaaaccctcccaaatgatgaataaattagtttcactaaaaaaaaatgtattatttaaacaagacagaaaggtcaaattttggcaagacaaaagttttgtcgcctatacataaattgagcaaatttactacaaatactaaaatatgtcagcaaattaaatagtggtgctgtgagatccaaatttaatatcttgtatgacttccatgagcttgaaggactgcatccatgcggtttggcaaggattcatacaatgtattgatgaagtcatcaggaatagctaggaaagcagtcctgcatgcctcccagagttcatctatattctttggtttggtcttccatgcttcctcttccatcctaccccacatatgctccatgatgttcatgtctggtgactgggccggccaatcctggagcatcttgatcttcttcgccttgaggaactttgaagtggagatggaagtctgcgatggagcaccatcctgctgcagaatttggcctcttttatggttgggaatataagaggtagctaagatttcttggtatttgagactattgatgttaccttccaccctgcagatttctcgcacacccccatactggatggaaccccagaccatgatttttccgccaccaaacttctctttttttctgggtgaatcttggatccatgcgggctccagtaggtctcctgcaatatttgcggcaactgtggtgtaattcaacagaagattaatctgaaaaatccactttcttccacttctccagcgtccatccttttagcaggctgtgggccttggcaaatgccacacggtttttcaattgtcttctgtttagtgctggcttctgggcactgattcgaccatggaggccatttcaagacagaatccgacaaaccgttctggttgacacagggacttcaggggaccaggtctggtggagctctgctgcagtggaaaatgggctggccttggattttcgagccaacaaacggtcctctcgagcagttgtcttgcggggtctgcctgacctgggcttgtcaaaaacgtctccagtgtcttcaaatgtttttttaatcctctgttcttgacgctgagacacattgaaggtgtctgccacatcagcagtggatctggtcttcagcctcttgataatcaaaactttagtctcagggtgaatcttaggcatgtttgcagaggtctagttgcagttgaagTGAAGGTCTAGtatactggggttgtttttatacacacctgggacctaattgatccattattagtcacaggtgaagctcatatgacaaggtgacaacacttatgtctttgcaaaaattgactcaatggactttaccaagctgtgaatattagaatactttttgacagtttctttttgcactgaaacattacaaaagctgttgggattcaaatgagccatttcttgtaaataaatcttgattagaaatatatttcagcggcatttcaggtcaatttgtacacaagcgacaagacttttgtcagggactgtagactGTAGTCAGGCAGAGCCTTGCTGACCAGCTCGCTAACGTGACCCATTTTGCGTTGACCAGCGATACATGGTTGAGGAGGACTGACAGTTTCCTTCATTCAAGACTGGGAGATAAAAACATTGTGTCTCCAAACAGGATGCAATTGCAAGCTGGAAACTCCAAGAAAAGCATCTGGTTGCTATTACAACCAAAAACAGGAGCAACATCGTCAAAGCGGCGGCTGAGGATGCCGCAGTGCTTTGGTCACAGACTACACTTGGCTATTGGCAAGTGTCACTTTGCGGAAAAAAATATCAGGATATATATCGTATATATCAATATTCACCCAAAAAATACATCAGGATATGATTTTTggtccatattgcccagccctaagcTGTTTGGAGGCGTTCACTTTTCAGTAAACTAACCAGAATTGACCACAAAGTTCAtgatccaatcacagcatgacatcctgctttaaatgtcttctcCGTTGTTGTCAGCTGTCTTTTTAGGCAAACAtgcataaatataaattataatcaACCTCTTGGAAACACTGCAATACCATCTATGTTGTTTAAGCTTCAGAGAAGTCACAGTGACATCTTAAGATACTCCTCTTATCTGGTCTAAGACCTTTTCAAGTGTATCCAGTTTTTGGCTACAAGAAATTGGAAACGTGTGGACGTGTTTGGGACAGGTAAAAAAGTGTATGACACAGCCaaatcattaaaaagaaaaaagtcttcTAATCGGCACCAGTCCATAAACGTGACTGTGTAATGTtgtaaaacaataagaaaagaaCACAATTATACCTTAGAGTGCAGGGAATCAGGCGTCTCCAGCATGTGCAGCAGCTCCGAGTTGTCGATCTCCAGCAGCATGCCAGTGATTTTCCCAGCCAAGTTTGGGTGAAGGGCATGGATTACTGGGTACAATCGCTCCCCTTAGTATCACAGCAGAGAGAGGATtaacaaccaaatacacacagaagTTGCTTTCATCTacataaaagaagaagaaaagaggcaGGATTGAATGATGCCACACCGAGAAGCTGTTTCTGATCCATGAGTGGAGCTGAAGCCAACATCGAGGCGGTGAGCGGCTCGTGGCCTTGAACGTGCGCCGGTTGCTCCATCACAGGGGCAGGAATAACCTGACAACATTGAGTATAACAGCGTTACTCCAATGACGTCTTAGTGAGGAAAAACTAGATGTAAACATAGCTTTGTTGACTAGAAAACTCCACTGGGTACAGGGCAGTGAAACCCAAACAATGAAGATCACTGTTCCATAGTAGTTTCTGGTCCTGGCCGTGTTTTAGGATTAGAGAACAGTACAGTACAGACTACAGTACCTGTAGTCTTGTCATGGGTGCAGGTACAGTAACAACCTGCTGGACGTTTCTTACTGCAGACGAGTACTTATACTGGCCGCTTCTGGTCATACCAGGCATGTCAGTACGCCCTCCTACAGTCTGCGTGGCAATGTTATCTAAATAAAGATAATTTACCATCCACGTAAATTGCACATTTTAGTAGAATGGGGCTTGTCATGTTGTCCTACTTCTGGTACTTACTTGTCTTTTGTGTGGAGTTTATGATGCGCGGAGCCTGGGTGGAGGCCTGTCTGACTGTAGCGATGGGGGTCGATCCACGTCGGGGAACAGAAGTACCAACAAACTGGGTCGAATAGGTGCCtaaaaaacaggagagatgacATTTATACAcatcaaatatacattttatgtatacgtgtgtgtgtgtgtgtgtgtgtgtgtgtgtgtgtgtgcgtctctcCATGTGAACACAAATGAGCCATTCACCCTGTAGTCTCGGTGGTTGTCCTGTCCAACGAGGCACTGGTCTCATGTTGCTGACGGCATTGTGGTTGTAGAAGGAGCGAGTGGGAGGCTGCAAGAAAAATGTGACTTAACTTAATTTTGCAGGTCTGAACCCCATTTTTTGGAAGTGCAACTATTTTAATAGCATTGATGGGGCATATCTTTGAAAGGGGAAGCAGCTTCAAGTTGGTCTGAATCTTATTTAATTGAAGGTTTTGTAATTGTTGGCCTATGATGACAAACAAGACTTATTACACTGCAAAACACTTAGGATCCCTAAATTTACTGTCCAGTAAAATAGCAAAAAGAAGGCTATCGCAATTCTCATTATTCAATCGTCCATACCTGTGGCACAGTCATGTAGTATCCGGCCTGCTGGTAAGAGTCAATGATCGGACTCGTCATGGTCCTCAAGGTAGCGAGTCTCTGCATGTATTTGTTGGTCAGGATCGCTTTACGCTCCTCTCTCCGCTGAGCCAGAGCCACATACAGTGGCTTGGTTGCAACAATTCTGCCATTCATTTC from Etheostoma spectabile isolate EspeVRDwgs_2016 chromosome 7, UIUC_Espe_1.0, whole genome shotgun sequence includes the following:
- the LOC116693162 gene encoding RNA-binding protein 39 isoform X9; amino-acid sequence: MQLAARIRARDLEDFFSAVGKVRDVRMISDRNSRRSKGIAYIEFVESSSVPLAIGLTGQRLLGVPIIVQASQAEKNRAAAAANNLQKGSSGPMRLYVGSLHFNITEEMLRGIFEPFGKIEGIQLMMDSETGRSKGYGFISFADAECAKKALEQLNGFELAGRPMKVGHVTERSDSSTASSFLDNDELERTGIDLGTTGRLQLMARLAEGTGLKIPPAAQQALQMTGSIPFGNISAPTCEGLNNNKYLVYSFIRKTDFFLKFVSAVPTPAPSQALNLPSQPLATHCLQLSNLFNPQSENDPSWAVEIQDDVIEECNKHGGIVHIYVDKNSAQGNVYVKCPSIPAAMATVNALHGRWFAGKMITAAYVPLPTYHNLFPDSVTAKQLLMPARR